Sequence from the Rhodohalobacter sp. 614A genome:
TCAGGAAAACTCCAATAAAGTATAAACCAATAGTGGTGTGAACCGGGATGTGCCCAAGAAAATGGGAGGCGTAAAACGTGGTTTCAAGAAATGTGAATATTCCTCCTTCGTGGATGACCGTGAATAGCAGGTTTATTTTTCCATGGTAAAGCGCCAAATAGAAATATGAAAATAGATAAACGGCTAAGGGTATAAACAGTAATAAACTGACAAGGAGATTACTTCTTTCTTTAAACATGATTGATCGCTGACAAAAGAGTAGCTAAATATTTGGAATGAATAGATGTTGTTTCGTTTAATCTAACAAGGTACCCGTTGCCCTGTTAATGTAATAATCGGTTTCGAAGGAATCATTAGCTGATGATTCATACAGAGCAGATATTTTTTCAAATAGTGTCGGGGGAAATTCGCTGATATCTATCGCTTCCAGAAAATTCAAAGCCATTAGTTGAACTGAAAAATTCTCGTGATCCAGTGCTTCATTTATAATGTTATATGCTGTTTCTGTCTCCCCGAGTCCATACAAAGCCTCTGCTGCTGAAATTCGAACGCCCGGCGAAGGATCTTCGGCCAGCTCCAGAAGTTTTTCATAAAAATCCTGTGCAGACTCTTTATCTGCTATCAATCTTCTGGCAGCCCAGTAACGCACAGAAGAGTCATCGTGATTCAAAAATTCCGAGAGATGGTTCCTATCGGTTACTCCCTCAAGCGAAGCAATTTCTGCTGAAACAATAATCTCAGCTATCGGAATATTTTGATCTCTCACTGCACTATACAGGGATCTGTTTGCACGAAGGCTGTCAATACGAGATTCCTGAATGAAGCCAAGATCTCGCTGCAAGATCATCCAGTTTAGGTTTACATTCCGCATGTGCATCAATATTTCCTGGTATTCCTCCTGAAACGCAAGATTGTTGATGTTATGAGGATCCTCGGAAATTTTGTAGAGTTCTTCAACGGGTTTTTCTTCAAAGAACCGGCGCTGGACTTCATTTAAATTTCCAGTCTGGTAGAGTTCATCCCACTCCTTCATGGTCCGTGATCTCCAAAGATAACTAAGGTGTTGCCCATAAATACGGTTCGGCATGTAGTTGTGCACATAGAGATACTCTTTATTCCTCACGGCCCGAACCAGATCATATCGTTCATCCATCCTGCCCCGGTAAGCGTGAATATACTCACGTTCTGCAGCAGCAAATTCACCTAAAAACGCTTCTCCGTCCATCCACTCAGGCGGCTCAATCCCTGCCAGGCTTAATACCGTCGGCGCCAGATCGACAAAAGAAACCAACCTGTCTGTTCGATCCTGTTCCGGACCCAAATGGGCGTATTTTGGCGGCAGGTAAATAATCATGGGGATATGCAAACCGGATTCGTACATGAACCGTTTGCTTCTGGGCAGCACACCACCGTGATCGCTGTAATAGAATACAATCGTATTCTCAGCTTCGCCCGAAGCCTCTAATTCATCCAATACTTCTCCAACCTGGCTGTCGAGTTTGGTGATCAAATCATAATAACGTGCCCAGTCGGCCCGTACACTATCCGTATCCGGGTGGTAAGGCGGCACAAGCATCTGGTCGGGATCATGGATCAGCGTATCAATTGGGGTATGTAGCTGGCTTTCGTGTGTTGTTGTAAAATTTCGAATATGGAAAAACGGTTGTCCCTCCTCCCTGTTTCGGTAATGGGCTGTGTTGCTGGATTCATCCCAAGCTTCGGGTTGATCGACAGTATTGTAGTCTTTCTTTACATTATTGGTAGTATAATATCCCGCTTCGCGTAAATAACGGGGGAAAAATTTCACGAAATCAGGGACAGGATACGTACTCCGCATTTGTTCTGTTCCCATCGAGTTGCCGTACGTTCCCGTGATAATTGTGAAACGGGATGGCGCACAAACGGGAGTAGTGGCGAAAGCATTTTCAAACAAAATACCACGGTCTGCCAGGCGATCAATATTTGGAGTTACGGCCAGTGAGTCGCCATAAGCACCGATAAACGGGCTGTTATCCTCGCTTGTGATCCAAAGGATATTGGGCCTTTCGTATTCAGGTTCTTTGCTACATCCGGCAATTAAAAGAAGAAGGAATACAAAAGTCAGAGAGGATCTGTATCCATTCCTGATGTGCATTCTGTTGTACTAGTCTAATGTTTGGATAATCTCGGAATCGTACACCTTAACATCCGCCCAAAGGTGCTCATACTTCTCAATAAAATCCAGATGGATCGGGTGGTCGGCATATACGCTATAATCTTCCATCGTTTCAAACCAAACAAAAATTGAATAACCAAAAGAGTGATCTGTTACATCTCTTTCGGGTGTAGAAGCCGGCACTCCCATATCAGATTTGAAAATCTCCTCAATAGATAACAACTCTTCCAGCCCTTCCTCAAATTGTTGCTTCTCTTCATCGGTAACCTCTTCATTCAAATAAAAATAAACAGTGTGCTGTAACATCCCGGTTGTGATATTTGGAGCCTGATCCGTTGAGATTTCGGGTTCATCGCCGGCTTGCCGGCAAGCGGATGAAAAAAGGATAAGAAAAATAACGAATAGAAGTTGACGCGTTTGTTTCATGTCCTATAAATTTTGTTAAGCCGAATCGTATGTAAAGCAAAATCAATATACATATTGATCCGACATTTCTCTATTGAATTAACAGGCTCCCGAATCCCAAAAAATTTTCCCAACAGGTATTGTTTGATTCTGTTCTTTCTTTTATTTTACCAATCAGTTAATTAAACAATTGGTTAAATAAAATTATCCATGCCTTCTGATCAATTAAGCACAACATTCGCAGCACTCGCAGATCCCACGCGCCGGGCGATTCTTGCCAGCCTCACAACCGGAGAAAAAACCGTTTCGGATTTAGCTGAACCTTTTGATATGACGATGCCAGCGATCACCAAACACCTAAAGGTTTTGGAGAAGGCTCATTTGATTGAACGCAGCCAAAAAGCACAATATCGACCATGTAAACTGCATCCTGAACCTTTGAAAGACATCGACAATTGGATGGAACAATACCGTGCCTTTTTTGAAGGAAGCTTTGACCGGCTTGATGATTATCTAAAACAACTACAACCTAAAAAGGAGAACTCCGATGACCACTGATAAAACCAAAGTTGAATCAAAAGGAAAAGTCCTGATTATCGAGCGGATTTTTGAAGCCCCGCCCTCTTTAATGTTCGATATATGGACTGATTGCAAACACCTGAAACACTGGTGGGGACCCAAAGAGTGGCCCATGCATGAATGTGAAATGGATTTTCGTGAAGGAGGATCGTGGCTTTACTGTATGCGCGGCCCCAATGAAGGAGACGAAGCCTGGGGAAAATTCATCTATGATGAGATCCGGAAACCCCACAAAATCGTTTACCGGGATTACTTTACCGATAGTACCGGAACCATCAACGAAGAACTTCCCGGCTCAAAAACAGTTCTGGAATTTTTTGAACACAATGGCTTCACCCGGCAAGTGAGTGCCACAGAATATGAATCTCCCGAAAGCCTCAAAACAGTATTGGATATGGGAATGATTGAAGGCATGAACAGCTCCATGGAGCGGTTGGATGAATACTTAGAAACCATACAGGAGTGACCAAGATGACAACACAAGCAAAAGACCGAACCATACAAGTAAGCCGGCAATTTGATGCGCCTAAAGATTTAGTATATGACGCATTCACAGCACCGGAAAAAATTGGACAGTGGTGGGGCCCCAATGGATTCACGACAACCACTAAAAGCATGGAATTCAAAGAAGGCGGAGAATGGATTTTTACCATGCACGGCCCCGACGGAACCGACTATCCCAACCGAATCACGTACACAAAAATCAATCGACCTGATTTAATTATGTACGATCATGCTGGAAACAGGCCGGATGAGGAAGTCCATTTTCATCAAACCATTACATTTGAAGAGGTTAATGGCCAAACAAAAGTTACTCTGAATCTACTATTTCCAACCCTTAAAGCTAAGGAAAACGCCGCAGAGTTTGGAGCGATTGAGGGAGGTAAACAAACACTCGCACGTCTGGGTGAGTTTGTAAAAAATCAGTAATGATAACCTTCAATTCGTCCCAGGTACGCTAAGTTATTTGTGAGAATGGTGGATCAGAACAGCTCAAACTGAAAAATTGAATGACCTTAGAAAAAATAAAATTTATTCGGCGGTTTATTCGGAGCCCGAGGCGTCGGGACCGAATAAAATTTAATCGGCCTGAATATTGGATTTGTTTGCCATAAACGAGTGTTTCAGCTATTATCTACGAATGTTGGTATCAAGATGTGTATCGCTAAATACAAGTTAGTGCTCTTAGAACTGAATAGAATGAGTGATAATGAAAAATACTTACCGAGAGCAAAAAATTTCCTAATTACAGCATCGGTATTTGCTGGAATCGTATTCATCTTTTCTTTATTTGTTTTTTAAAAGGTGAGAATTTATCAAGTGAGCTTCTACCTAATACTGGTAAGTTTTCAGAGTACGGCACTTTTTTAGGTGGTGTTCTCCCAAGCATATTTAGCTTCTTCACATTTATATTGTTGTTATTTACCTACTACTACCAGAAAGGTGATTCAGAAGTAAACCAGGAGTTAAGCAGAGAGTCTTCGCTGACTATTAGAAAACAAAATTTCGAAGACACTTTTTTTAAAATGCTCAATAATCTAAATGAGCTATTACAAACTACCTCAGGATCAATATACTTAACGCCTGAGTATACGATTCCAAATAACTCACCCTCAGGATTAGAATACTTTGGACAGCTTAGAACAGAATTTCTTAACTGGTATTTTCTCACTACTAACAATAATGATGCTCCTAGCCGCAAGATCTCACTTATTAAAATGGTTGGTCTTGAAAAGGAAGAAGAAGCTATTCTTAATGAGTTCAATAATTTTTATAGCAAATTTTTTCAGAAGCACCATGACCAACTCGGTCATTTATATAGATACATTCATAACGTATTAAAGTTTTAGAAAATGCTCTAGAAGGCACTGAAATTGAACCATCTACTTATGTAAATATTTTACAATCACAACTCTCTGATTCATTTATTGCTTTACTTTATTTTAATGCAATATCTGATTATTCACGTAACTCTGAAGATGAATTTGAATTCCGAAATAGATTAGATAAATATGAGTTTTTTTAAAATCTAAGAAATGACTCAATTGTTGATCCCTTCTACCTTTCTCTCTTTCCAAATACTAATTTTAGATATGCCTGAAGAAAATGCATCGAGCACTAACAAGCGTTTTAAGCGGACTCGAACGCGGTTCGGGTCTTTAATTTTAATCCCCAGGCTCGCCGCTTATTTGCCAAACCGTTATACAAAGAAGAAACACTCCAGAATCTTCATCATTTTTCTTTCTAAAATTTCTGATTTTAGATGTAGCGATTAAGCTATTTCTCACCTTTTCCTCAGAGCGTTTCAAAATTTCCAGATCGTCCATTCGTTACCTATCTTAGTTTATCACTAACAATTCTGCATAGTCATGGCTAATTCAGATAAAACCATAGAACGACGAAAAGACATCCTCGGGGGAACCCCGGTATTCAAGGGAACACGAGTTCCGGTGAGTACTTTTTTCGAATACCTGGAAGCCGGCCATTCTATTCCTGAATTCCTGGGAGATTTCCCAACTGTTTCTAAAGAACAAGCCATTCAGGTTCTTGAATCATTCAAAGATCAACTCCTTCAGCCACAATGATTATCAGGATTTTGCCTGATGAGTGCCTTCCCAAAAAATTAAAATATCGTATTGAAGAACTCGATCCAGAGTTTGTCGTCAAAACCACTACTAAAAGCTGTGACAAATACCTATGAAGATTTGCTTCCCTTGATACAGAAATTGCCTGCAATTGTAAATAACCATAAGCCAGGTAAATTTGTCGAGATTGATTAAATAAATGCAGACCCGTCCTGAACTCTTTTGATATACTATTTCCAATCTGTAATACTCCGATTATATTACTCTCTCAAATGGCTCCTCAACCCAATTCAAAAAAAATGTCTAAACGATCTGTATTTATAGCCACCAGCCTCGATGGATTTATCGCGCGTGAAGATGGCGGAATTGACTGGCTTCCCATTCCTGATACCGAATCTGAAGAAGGAGAAGATTACGGTTACAACGACTTCATCAAAAGTATTGACGCCCTGGTTATGGGACGGAACTCCTTCGAACTCGTTCTCAGTTTTGACGAATGGTACTATGGAGATATGCCGGTTTTTGTATTGACGAACCGTGGTGTAGAAATACCGGAGAAACTCAGCAAAACAGTTTCTCAACTATCCGGAGAACCCAAAGAGATTGTGGAAAAGCTTGCAGAAAAAGGGTATCACAATTTGTACATAGACGGCGGCAAAACGATCCAGGGATTTCTGAATGCCGGGTTAATTGAAGAAATAACCATCACAACCATTCCGGTCTTGATCGGAACCGGCATCCCGCTCTTTGGCCCAACCAACCGGGATATTCCCCTGAAACTGGTTGAATCTCATTCTTTTGCAGACCAACTCATTCAAACCCGCTACATTGTCCAGGAGTAAAAGATATTTTGCAGGATTTGTGAAGAGTTCAGGATAGAAATCCTGATGTAAATTTTAAAATGTGCCCTTAATTATCTGATATGCTGAAAATCCATAAAATTAATCGTCGCACCTACCCGAATTTCGTACATCATTTATACTCTGTTCTTTTTGAAGCCGGTATAACACCTCACTCTTTTTCAGATTCTTCGGATGATGAAAACAGAAAAGAATGGCGGTTGCCTTCCGATGTTATTCTCAAAGATAAAGTCGGAAAGGTGATTATCTACATCGAGCAGCACCTGACAGAAGATTTGAGTTTGAATAAACTGGCTGATGAAATTGAACTCAGTAAATATCAGCTTATTCGTGGATTTCAAAAAGAAGAAGGGACGACCCCGTGGAAATTCCTGGTTCATAAACGAATTGAAAACGTTAAAAAATTACTGGAAGATGGAATGTCACCCGGACAGGCAGCTGTGGAATCCGGGTTCTACGACCAAAGCCATATGAATAAAGCTTTTCGCGAGGCGACCGGGCAAACGCCGAAGGAATATCAGGAGAAGAATTTTAAAAATAAAAACTGATCAGGTAGCAGGTAGCAGGTAGCAGGTAGCAGGTAGCAGAGGTTTTAAAAGACAATGTTAGCTATCAACTTTTTTGATTGTTTATTTGTAACTGATCACTGTTAACTGCAATTCTGCAATATTTTACAATCATCTGCTTTTCATAGATTCTACATTCAGTTTTTCTTCAATCTAAAAGAAGCTGAATTATGGAAAACAATAAACGTCTCTCCTTTCAATTTACAGTTGCCGATCGTCTTTTCCGGTCGAGGATTTTGATGATCAATGGAGAAATTACACAGGAGCTGGTTGGCAACATTAGTTCACAATTGCTGGCACTCGCTTCAATATCAAATGATCCGATCACCCTTTTTATTCATTCCCAGGGTGGACATGTGGAGTCCGGTGATTCCATTCACGACATCATCCGTTTTATCGACGCAAAGGTTCGAATTGTTGGCAATGGCTGGGTGGCCAGCGCCGGAGCCTTGATTTACGTATCCGTTCCTCAAAAAGATCGTTACTGCCTGCCAAATACCCGATTCTTATTGCATCAACCGGCAGGCGGTGTTCGGGGAAGTGGAAGTGATATCGCCATTGAAGCCGAAGAGATTGTGAAAATGAGACGACGGCTCAACGAAATATTTGCAAATGGAACCGGCCAACCACTCGATAAAATTGAACGGGATACCCAACGAAATTTCTGGCTGACTGCAACCGAAGCGAAGGATTACGGACTTGTCGGAACGATCATCGAAAAAATATCAGACATAAAATAATAGGATTACATAATTGTATAAACCACTGTTTTTATTACGGTATACAAAAATAAGATAAGATTGTAAGAAACATGATTTTCATTTCAGAGTTAACGGATTATCAACAGTTGTTTTCATAAACCTGAAGATTGATGTGCTTATCAGTACACTTTTCATCAACTGAAAACAGACGTTTACAATCATCTATACCTAATCATCAACTAATTTGGTGTTGTTATGAGTTCTCAAATTGAATGTACTTTTAAAATTGAAAGCTGGGATGAAACTGAATTCTCAAAATCTAAAGAGGGCCCGCAACTCCACCGAGCCAGCGTTACACAATCGTACTCAGGCGCACTTGAGGCTTCGAGTACCATTGAATATTTGATGACAACATTCCGAAATGATTTCAGTAAGTTTGTTGGCTTTGAAGAAATTATTGGAGAACTTGAAGGCAAATCAGGTAGCTTTATTTTGAATCATACCGGAACGCATGAAGATGGCGAAGCCAAATCCACATTTGAAATCATTCCGCACTCCGGAACCGGCGAGCTGGAAGGCATTTCCGGAAAGGGACATTACGAAGCTACTGATGATCAAACAATCTTTAAATTGCTCTATGAATTTACTGAGAGCTAATTCCTCTCCAAAATATGCCTGATGATATCCTCTTTTTTGAATCTCCGGACCTCTTTCGGAACTGGCTGGAGGATAACCACGATAAAGCAGATGCACAATGGATTGGCTACTATAAAGTAGCAACCGGAAAACCCAGCATTCAATGGGAAGAGTCTGTACGTGAAGCACTCTGTTTTGGCTGGATTGACGGCCTTCGAAAATCAATTGATGAAGAAAGCTACAAAATCCGTTTTACTCCCCGAAGACCGAAGAGTCTCTGGAGTGCTAAAAACATTCAGATGATGAAAGAACTGGTCGAACAGGGAAAAATGATGAAGCCCGGCTTGAAAGTCTATGAAAAACGAGACAAAAAAAGTTCGAGGCAAGCCTCTTATGAAAGTGAGGATTTCGAACTAAAGAAAGAGTATGAGGATAAAATCCGGCAAAACAAAGAAGCATGGACATTCTTCGAAGAACTTGCTCCCAGCTATACACGAATATCCATCCATTGGGTGATGAGTGCCAAACGTGAAGATACCCGCCAAAGACGACTCAGGATCCTGATTGAGTCTTGTGAAAATCAACAGAAAATTCCGCTCTTTCAGAGTTAGATCATATTCTGAACTTATTTTTTAAAGAACTCAGAATTCGGTTTATTCTTCATTATGAATAAACCCGAGAAAGAAATTCACCATTTTTTTATTGAAACGGCAAAAGAGTTGCACCCGAACCTGGCCAATGCCATAACAACCGTTGGTGTTCAGGAATTACCGGTTGAAAATTCGGAACCTCTAGCCCATCGCTTATGCAGATCGGTTGCGCAACAACAACTTTCCGTTAAAGCTGCGCGAACTATTTGGGGCCGCGTACTTGAAGCAGCCAACGAAACTCCACTGACCGATTTTTTCCACGACCAAAATGTGGAATTGCTGCATACCTGCGGATTATCCAAAGCGAAAACCCGGGCCATCTGTGGCATCGCTGAAGTCTCTCGAAACGGGGGGCTTGAGGCCTGCGAATTGAAATTTATGGATTATAAAAGCAGGACAGATCGTCTTACATCTCTCTGGGGCGTAGGCCGTTGGACGGCAGATATGATTTCCATTTTCTATTTCGGCGATGAAGATATCTGGCCTGATGGCGATCTCGCCGCAAGAAAAACACTGGAAAAGCTTACCAGCCGTCGACGAAAAACGATTCGAACGGCTGAACGTTTTGCACCATACCGATCATATCTTGCACTCTACATGTGGAAATATCAAGACACCATTCCCGATTAAAAAAATCAGATTAATCACGTTAAAAGCACATGACTACATATATCGCACTGTTACGGGCCATTAACGTTGGCGGCTATCGAAAAATCAAGATGCAGGATCTTCGCGAGATGTTGAAAAAGATGGGATTCACGAGTATTCAAACCTACATCCAAAGCGGAAATGTAATTTTTGATTCTGAAGAAACGGATGCCCGCAACTTAAGCAAATCCATCGAGGAGCAGATTTTGTCGGATTTCGGCCATGACGTGCCCGTTATGATTCGAACCAGAGAGCAACTGAAAAACCTGATTGAGAAGAATCCGTTTGATGGTCAGGATGAAGATCCGTTTATGCTTTACGTTACTTTTTTTCTTGAACCGCCATCGGAGAATAAGCAACAAGAACTGGCAGCATTGACCAGCGATATCGAAAGATTTGAGTTTTTAAATGGCGAACTTTTCAGCCTGATTGATAAAAAAACGGATCAAAAGGTAAATTTTTCAAACGCATTTGTTGAAAAAATAATTGGCATTCCGGGCACCGGCCGAAACTGGAGAAGCGTGAACCGGATTTATGAAATGGCTGCGGATTAGCTTCTCTGAACGAGAAAGAGATAAATTCTAAAACTCAATTCTATAACTGATATTCGGGATCAAAATCAGTTCTTTTTCTTCATCAATAGAATTCTCCTGAAGATTGTAACGATATCCATAAAACTCTTTTTGAGCCGTTACATTAATCATTTGGAGTGACCAGACAGAACTGGTTTGTTGCCTATTGATTCGATACTCAACCGTTACATCGGCATAGAAAACATCCGGTTCCTGTTCAGAGAATGCTCTCGTTTCATCATAAAACACCTCTCTTTTTATTTGAGATTTTTCCGCATCCACAGGAGAATATCGTTTTCCTCCGGACAAATTAATCCGGCCGTTTACACTCAAAAACCGAACTCGGTTTCTACGCCTCAATTCCCACTCTTTTCCGCCGAGGAGTACAAATGAATAACCCCGGTCAAATCTTGTATTCCGCCAAATGCCATCTCCTCCCCTGTATTCTGATTTAAAAACCGAACCTGTCAGAAGTCCATACCAACCGTTTGAAAGATACCGCTCAAGAGTAATTTCAACACCATAATTCCGGCCTTTTCCATCGTTTTCAAGTCTGTCATCAAAAAACCAGTCGTTGTCGAGATTCAGAACGGAGTAACTGGAATCCGGGACTACCGGCACGTCAAACAGGTTTTGATAATATACCTCAAGATTCATTCTGAAATTCTGGTTGAACAAATGAGTGAATCCCGCTACAAAATGATCGGCTTTGGCAAGATCGAGGTTGCGGTTTTCGGGATCAGAAAAATAAAACGACAAAGGCTCAATTTGTGAATGCCTGCCATATGATAAACTCCATGAGTTTGAACCCACCTGATATTGCACGCCGATTCTTGGCTCAACAGAGTTGGAATTCGTCAATTCAAAATGATGAAAATGCAAACCTCCCGTAATATCAAATCTGCCAAAACTGATTTTCGATTGCGAAAAAATCTGAGCCTGGTAACTGTGGCCCGTTTCATCGATATAGGTTTGCAGTGGTTCATCCGGTCCTGTCGTTTCCTGGATCACCTGGTTATATCCCAACCGGTTTACGATTACTCCAATTCTCTGCGAGTGATGCGGACCAAACTTATTACTCAGAATCGATTTGGCCGTCAGTTTTCCGGATTCATTTTTGATGAAATCATGCTGATAGTATTGAGTGGCATCATCGGTGTATCGTTCTGTTTTACGTTTAAAACCGTTACCTGTGGCAGCCACATCTGTTGTCAGAAAAGCATTCTCTCCAATTAACAATTTGTGGCTGAGGGCAATCGCTCCAAACCTGGTGGGACTTTCGCTATCCTCACGATCCTGATTATATATCCACTCCTCCGGCGATTCTTCAGGCGATGTTCCGGAGCGGTCATTGGCTCCAAGTCCCCAAAGTGTAAATGTCCCGGCTTTTGTTGTCGGCACGTTTACTTTATACGAAAAATTTTGATACATAATCTCCCCGGCGTCTTCCGGAAGCAGAGGTGAAATCAACGAAAATGATGAAATCCTGTAATTAAATAAGTACGAAGCTCCGCCATTTCCTATCGGCCCTTCAGAGGCGGCATCCACACCAATCGTCCCGACTTCAAAGGCATGTTCAAATTGCTGATTATTCCCGTTACGGATGTTCAGATCAAATACGCCCGAGAGTGCATTTCCATATTCTGCGGGAAAGGCTCCGGTATAAAAGTCGGAATTTCCCAGCATGTAACTACTGAGAGCAGTGATTCCTCCACCGCCGATGGTTACAACATTGGCAAAGTGGCTTGGAGTTGGAATCGATATTCCTTCCATCTGCCACAGCATTCCCTTCGGGGCATTTCCGCGAATGACAATGGCATTATCACCCAGATTTCCCGTAACCCCGGCAAACGAAGACGCCAGCCGCGCAGGATCATCAAATCCACCGGCATAACGGGAAGCTTCCTCCATGCCGAGTTGCCGTGCGCTGTTGAATGCCATCGGGTTGATCGGCTCAATTTTTACCTGGTCGGGCTGAACAATCAATGCATCCATTTCAGTTACTGATTCTCGAAGAGCAATATTCAAAACAACTTCTCTTGCCGATGAAACCATAATATCCCGAACCAACTGAGTTTCATATCCCACAAAAGAAAATCGAATGGACTGCCGCCCAACCGGTACGTTTGTCAATCGAAATTCTCCGTTCGCATCCGTCGTTGTGCCTTTGAATGGATCGGAATCGATGAGAATGATACTTACTCCGGGAATGGAAGCCCCGGATGCTTCATCGGTTACCTGTCCTCGAATGGTTTGAGTCGGAACCTGTGCTGAAGTAATCACCGGAAATACTAAAATGATAAGGCTGAAAATTGAATAAAAAATTCGTTTCATTCAGGTAGATGTTTTTCTTAACTCTTCGTGATTTTAAATTTCGGTAGAAAGTAGACTGAGCTTCAATCCTGATTAATCAGTATTTATGTCATCCAAACTCCAGCAAGTCCAACAAAAATATCTCAACCTGCTGAACAGTATTTCTTTTGATGAGAATGAGCTGGATTACAGCGTTCTGGACAAAATCCGTCCAACCCTCGAAAATCTGGATAGAATTGGGAAATCGGCGATTTCTGTGTTTGATATGAATCGAAAAACACATGTCTACATTTCTCCTTCGTACCGTGAGA
This genomic interval carries:
- a CDS encoding DNA-3-methyladenine glycosylase family protein translates to MNKPEKEIHHFFIETAKELHPNLANAITTVGVQELPVENSEPLAHRLCRSVAQQQLSVKAARTIWGRVLEAANETPLTDFFHDQNVELLHTCGLSKAKTRAICGIAEVSRNGGLEACELKFMDYKSRTDRLTSLWGVGRWTADMISIFYFGDEDIWPDGDLAARKTLEKLTSRRRKTIRTAERFAPYRSYLALYMWKYQDTIPD
- a CDS encoding DUF1697 domain-containing protein, whose protein sequence is MTTYIALLRAINVGGYRKIKMQDLREMLKKMGFTSIQTYIQSGNVIFDSEETDARNLSKSIEEQILSDFGHDVPVMIRTREQLKNLIEKNPFDGQDEDPFMLYVTFFLEPPSENKQQELAALTSDIERFEFLNGELFSLIDKKTDQKVNFSNAFVEKIIGIPGTGRNWRSVNRIYEMAAD
- a CDS encoding TonB-dependent receptor → MKRIFYSIFSLIILVFPVITSAQVPTQTIRGQVTDEASGASIPGVSIILIDSDPFKGTTTDANGEFRLTNVPVGRQSIRFSFVGYETQLVRDIMVSSAREVVLNIALRESVTEMDALIVQPDQVKIEPINPMAFNSARQLGMEEASRYAGGFDDPARLASSFAGVTGNLGDNAIVIRGNAPKGMLWQMEGISIPTPSHFANVVTIGGGGITALSSYMLGNSDFYTGAFPAEYGNALSGVFDLNIRNGNNQQFEHAFEVGTIGVDAASEGPIGNGGASYLFNYRISSFSLISPLLPEDAGEIMYQNFSYKVNVPTTKAGTFTLWGLGANDRSGTSPEESPEEWIYNQDREDSESPTRFGAIALSHKLLIGENAFLTTDVAATGNGFKRKTERYTDDATQYYQHDFIKNESGKLTAKSILSNKFGPHHSQRIGVIVNRLGYNQVIQETTGPDEPLQTYIDETGHSYQAQIFSQSKISFGRFDITGGLHFHHFELTNSNSVEPRIGVQYQVGSNSWSLSYGRHSQIEPLSFYFSDPENRNLDLAKADHFVAGFTHLFNQNFRMNLEVYYQNLFDVPVVPDSSYSVLNLDNDWFFDDRLENDGKGRNYGVEITLERYLSNGWYGLLTGSVFKSEYRGGDGIWRNTRFDRGYSFVLLGGKEWELRRRNRVRFLSVNGRINLSGGKRYSPVDAEKSQIKREVFYDETRAFSEQEPDVFYADVTVEYRINRQQTSSVWSLQMINVTAQKEFYGYRYNLQENSIDEEKELILIPNISYRIEF